The Pecten maximus chromosome 12, xPecMax1.1, whole genome shotgun sequence genome includes a region encoding these proteins:
- the LOC117339678 gene encoding uncharacterized protein LOC117339678 isoform X1, whose product MRPTSSKTDSDTAEEDEDSENTSYSTTQKLHPASSVRCEETSSNSEIDYSDKDVDYIYDNDSGKDDNTSKEGSIDDEITFKINDERKAANLNKGNRVRWVERDTNAVKDYFRSFIEYTSKSHRTGPLPGKQIMILISYIL is encoded by the exons ATGAGACCGACTTCCTCGAAAACC GACTCCGATACTGCTGAAGAAGATGAGGATAGTGAGAACACTTCATATAGTACTACACAGAAACTTCATCCAGCATCTTCA GTCAGATGTGAAGAGACTAGCAGTAACAGTGAGATTGATTACAGCGATAAGGATGTGgactatatatatgataacgATTCTGGGAAAGATGACAACACCAGTAAAGAGGGCAGCATTGATGATGAAATAACCTTTAAAATTAATGATGAAAGGAAAGCAGCCAATCTAAATAAAG GCAATCGAGTTAGATGGGTTGAAAGAGACACAAATGCAGTGAAGGATTATTTTAGATCATTCATAGAATATACTTCAAAATCACATAGAACAGGACCCCTGCCTG gaaaacagATAATGATACTCATCTCCTACATTCTCTGA
- the LOC117339678 gene encoding uncharacterized protein LOC117339678 isoform X2, producing MRPTSSKTDSDTAEEDEDSENTSYSTTQKLHPASSVRCEETSSNSEIDYSDKDVDYIYDNDSGKDDNTSKEGSIDDEITFKINDERKAANLNKGKQIMILISYIL from the exons ATGAGACCGACTTCCTCGAAAACC GACTCCGATACTGCTGAAGAAGATGAGGATAGTGAGAACACTTCATATAGTACTACACAGAAACTTCATCCAGCATCTTCA GTCAGATGTGAAGAGACTAGCAGTAACAGTGAGATTGATTACAGCGATAAGGATGTGgactatatatatgataacgATTCTGGGAAAGATGACAACACCAGTAAAGAGGGCAGCATTGATGATGAAATAACCTTTAAAATTAATGATGAAAGGAAAGCAGCCAATCTAAATAAAG gaaaacagATAATGATACTCATCTCCTACATTCTCTGA